A single region of the Plutella xylostella chromosome 7, ilPluXylo3.1, whole genome shotgun sequence genome encodes:
- the LOC105380034 gene encoding dynein regulatory complex subunit 4 translates to MAPKGGKGKAGKKAPAIIIDGVDTSEMSREKLEQFTLKVKEELDKEREERNYFQLERDKIRTFWEITRQQLEEAKAELRNRERATEEAQEENEAILETEKQRIKHLKYEQQAAAAALRAENLVALKAAKEEHAEQEAELLHDKRMLRQEIREKMAAAQDELRRAKLVHAEELSKTRAEFEEKARQIEEKAEKKLNETKVELTVKHRTEIAEVEERKNKQLSELIEHHEKAFTDLKNYYNDITLNNLGLISSLKSKMEEMQKVKERAEKIARDAQAEVKSLRDPLDAAIAENKELKRQMSNYDRDKASLVANSKQLASLEKQFDVLKWEYEVLQVRFDRVKRERDELKNRFTRAVLEVQQKTSLKTALLEQRLKSMEGRTMVPRDMQELLKQKDTHIEDLRYEAARLKKAHDDLLATYEAKLAKLGIPAEELGFKPLKAVEVAGLNPVIGQGPAGLVTKEQF, encoded by the exons ATG gcCCCAAAGGGTGGAAAAGGAAAGGCCGGAAAGAAAGCACCAG cCATTATAATTGATGGAGTGGATACATCAGAAATGTCTAGAGAAAAATTGGAGCAATTCACCCTCAAAGTTAAAGAAGAACTGGACAAAGAAAGAGAGGAACGAAACTATTTTCAACTGGAAAGAGACAAAATAAGGACTTTTTGGGAAATCACGAGACAACAACTAGAAGAAGCTAAAGCAGAGTTAAGAAATCGAGAGAGAGCGACAGAGGAAGCACAAGAGGAAAATGAGGCAATTTTGGAGACTGAAAAACAAAGAATTAAACATTTGAAGTATGAACAGCAAGCCGCTGCAGCAGCCCTGAGAGCTGAAAACTTAGTTGCACTAAAAGCAGCTAAAGAAGAACATGCAGAGCAAGAGGCCGAGCTTCTTCATGACAAGAGAATGCTTCGACAAGAAATCAGAGAAAAGATGGCGGCCGCTCAAGATGAACTGCGACGCGCCAAACTAGTGCACGCTGAAGAATTATCAAAAACCAGAGCAGAGTTTGAAGAAAAAGCCCGTCAAATCGAAGAAAAGGCGGAGAAAAAACTAAACGAAACCAAAGTAGAGTTGACAGTGAAACACAGAACTGAAATTGCAGAAGTTGAAGAGCGGAAAAACAAACAGCTTTCTGAGTTGATAGAGCATCATGAGAAAGCGTTCACTGATTTGAAAAACTATTACAACGATATcactttaaataatttag GATTAATTAGTAGTCTAAAAAGCAAGATGGAAGAGATGCAGAAAGTGAAAGAGAGAGCTGAAAAGATTGCTCGGGACGCTCAAGCTGAAGTCAAAAGTTTACGAGATCCATTAGATGCGGCCATTGCTGAAAATAAAGAGCTGAAGAGACAAATGTCGAACTATGACAGAGATAAAGCTTCTTTGGTG GCCAACTCAAAACAATTAGCGTCTCTGGAGAAGCAGTTTGATGTTCTCAAATGGGAGTATGAAGTGCTTCAGGTTCGCTTTGACAGAGTCAAGAGGGAACGAGATGAGCTGAAAAACAG GTTCACACGAGCGGTGTTGGAGGTGCAGCAGAAGACATCACTGAAGACAGCACTCCTGGAGCAACGGCTGAAGAGCATGGAGGGAAGGACCATGGTCCCGAGGGATATGCAG GAGCTACTAAAACAAAAAGACACGCACATAGAAGACCTGCGTTATGAAGCGGCAAGACTGAAGAAGGCTCATGACGATCTTTTGGCTACTTATGAAGCAAAACTGGCCAAACTAGGCATACCTGCAGAGGAACTAGGCTTTAA ACCATTGAAAGCTGTGGAAGTAGCAGGTTTGAATCCTGTAATAGGCCAGGGACCAGCGGGACTTGTAACCAAAgaacaattttaa
- the LOC105380495 gene encoding uncharacterized protein LOC105380495 — protein MIRPFNVLLFGGLLLSLFEIDTFLGQGLGDSIKKAFCTVFCTVKKAIQNSATSEIVQKLPSVEIPIDVSLFTIELCALFLSMMFISKYRQLRSKDRIDELLQESKDALQQTNAFLQKWQNRRNMVPECPYLYEDLNAVSPTFEVPILQMAIIDSKSNQLERGDAGDNITVTNTTLQSILDDDIDSIDNGNSEDLRNVDPTYRYLWDVVEEDADRIDDL, from the exons ATGATTCGGCCGTTCAATGTTTTATTGTTTGGGGGACTACTTCTGAGTTTGTTCGAGATTGATACTTTCCTCGGCCAAGGGTTGGGGGACTCTATTAAGAAGGCCTTTTGTACCGTATTCTGTACAGTGAAGAAAGCCATTCAAAACTCTGCAACCAGTGAAATAGTTCAGAAACTTCCATCCGTTGAAATCCCTATTGATGTTTCTTTGTTCACTATCGAATTGTGTGCTCTGTTTTTGAGTATGATG TTTATATCCAAGTATAGACAGTTGCGTTCCAAGGACCGCATCGACGAGCTGCTGCAGGAGAGCAAAGATGCATTACAACAAACTAATGCATTCCTGCAAAAATGGCAGAACCGGAGAAAT ATGGTACCTGAATGTCCGTATCTCTACGAAGACTTGAACGCCGTGTCCCCCACTTTTGAAGTTCCCATACTACAGATGGCTATTATTGAC TCAAAATCCAACCAGCTAGAAAGAGGCGATGCTGGTGACAACATCACCGTGACCAACACAACACTACAATCGATACTCGATGACGACATCGATTCTATAGACAATGGCAACTCTGAAGACCTCAGGAATGTCGACCCCACGTATCGGTACCTGTGGGATGTAGTCGAAGAAGACGCCGATCGAATTGATGACTTGTAG